In Pyrus communis chromosome 8, drPyrComm1.1, whole genome shotgun sequence, one genomic interval encodes:
- the LOC137741690 gene encoding beta-carotene isomerase D27, chloroplastic-like — protein MEASHFLQSRSFVTTTLAQPRYVHEHKVRRCSIVAVLTTPAENMNIATDARPADAAVEGKRVYKDNWFDRMAINHLSQNVQAATGLRNNRSGYESLVEAATAASRKFNPAKQRELVLQALDTAFPKPVFSLLRTILPESKFAREYFAVFTTIFFAWLVGPCEVKESELNGRKEKNVVYIKKCRFLEETNCVGMCLNMCKVPSQSFIKTSLGIPVNMVPNFDDMSCEMIFGQDPPDISNDPALKQPCYKLCNASNIDHFTRLYYLRTLISSIIYLMHN, from the exons atgGAAGCATCACATTTTCTACAAAGCAGGAGCTTTGTAACAACCACCCTGGCTCAACCAAGGTATGTACATGAACACAAGGTACGGCGTTGTTCGATCGTCGCGGTGCTTACAACGCCGGCGGAGAACATGAACATAGCAACAGACGCAAGACCGGCAGATGCTGCAGTAGAAGGGAAGAGAGTTTACAAAGATAACTGGTTCGACCGAATGGCCATTAATCATCTGTCTCAGAATGTCCAGGCTGCAACAG GGTTGAGAAACAATAGGAGCGGGTATGAAAGCTTGGTGGAGGCAGCAACGGCTGCATCCAGGAAGTTTAATCCAGCAAAACAGAGAGAACTAGTTCTTCAAGCTCTTGATACTGCCTTCCCAAAGCCAGTATTTTCCTTG CTTAGAACAATCCTACCTGAATCAAAATTTGCCAGGGAATACTTCGCAGTCTTCACCACCATCTTCTTTGCCTGGTTGGTGGGACCCTGTGAG GTAAAGGAATCGGAGctcaatggaagaaaagagaaaaatgtaGTATACATCAAGAAGTGCAG GTTTTTAGAGGAAACCAATTGTGTAGGGATGTGCCTTAATATGTGCAAGGTGCCATCTCAAAGCTTCATCAAGACTTCCCTTGGAATTCCTGTCAACATGGTTCCAA ATTTTGATGATATGAGCTGTGAGATGATATTTGGTCAGGATCCTCCAGACATATCCAACGATCCAGCACTCAAGCAACCATGCTACAAACTATGTAATGCTTCAAACATTGATCACTTTACTCGGTTGTATTACCTACGTACCCTAATATCCAGCATCATATATCTCATGCATAACTGA
- the LOC137742050 gene encoding histone H2A variant 1-like, with translation MAGKGGKGLIAAKTTAANKDKEKEKDKKRPVSRSSRAGIQFPVGRIHRQLKQRIAAHGRVGATAAVYLASILEYLTAEVLELAGNASKDLKVKRITPRHLQLAIRGDEELDTLIKGTIAGGGVIPHIHKSLINKTSKE, from the exons ATGGCGGGCAAAGGCGGGAAGGGGCTTATTGCAGCGAAAACCACAGCGgctaacaaggacaaagaaaaggagaagGACAAGAAGAGGCCTGTTTCTCGTTCGTCTCGCGCTGGTATCCAG TTTCCGGTGGGTCGAATTCATAGGCAGCTGAAACAGCGAATTGCTGCTCATGGGCGTGTTGGCGCCACTGCTGCTGTGTACTTGGCCTCAATCCTTGAGTACCTAACTGCTGAGGTTCTTGAGTTGGCCGGGAATGCTAGCAAGGATCTCAAGGTCAAGAGAATCACACCCAGGCATCTGCAACTAGCCATCAGGGGAGATGAGGAGCTGGACACTCTCATCAAGGGAACAATTGCTGGCGGTGGTGTCATCCCCCACATCCACAAGTCCCTCATCAACAAGACTTCCAAGGAGTAA